The Opisthocomus hoazin isolate bOpiHoa1 chromosome 18, bOpiHoa1.hap1, whole genome shotgun sequence region ACGGCGAAATCCGGTGTGATCAGCTGCGCTGTTTACTGCGGGGCTGTCGTTATCTCATGGAGTTTGTGTCGTGAAACTTGTGGCGTGCCCACTTCCTTTTGTTCTCAGTgagcaaatattttttctcattatctGCATGACATGTGTACAAGGAGTGATAAAAGCAGTGCAGGTAGTCGCACAGAGCACGGTGGGAGGGACTGCAATGTAGCTGGGATGGCAGAAGTAGCACAAATGAAGCACAGTGGGTTacagaataaatacaaatataaatataacCATCACCGAGAAATAACCTTTGTTGCTAGCTGTAATTAAAGGCTGAATAGAGGCACTTCCTATTAAACACAGCTTGTGAGAGGAAAAAAGCCCTTAGAAAGGGCGAGGAAACTTTTTCCATGGTCTGGTGGTTGTGTCCACGTTCTTTCCACATACAGTCTACTGAAACTGTGAGAATTTCTAATTAAACAAACCCAATGTGAGAATACAGATAGTATTATGTGCTGGAAACCAGCACAAACCTCTAAGCTAACGCACTTTACCTGTGCCTTCAAAATTGCCACTggaggggggaggtccctgcatCAGCACTGGCTCTCATGCCACGTGCAGTCCCCCCACCATAACATGACTAATGGTTCACACGTGGTCGCCCTTTCATCGTCTCCCCACGGCAAGAAGCGTGTGCAGCAAGCACCTTGGTTTTGTAGGGTTGTTTGAGGCAGATTTGTTTGGATTTGGtttgcttttgctgttgttttttctaattttagcTAAGCTTACATACTTCCCAAACTTGAGTGCTCAGCTATATTGGAAGGACAAGGTGAAAGAATCGCTTCTTGTACTTGGGGCGGGCAACAGGGAGCTTTTCAGCTTGTGATGACGTTTGTCCTGTGGTCCTGGACCAGCCTGAGAAGATTGTGTCTGGCTTGGGGATCCTGGACGCTGTGTGCTGTAGAAGGAGAGACGAAGAAGTCAGGGCCACCCCCACAAAGCGATGCTGAGAGTGCAGGACTAGCTAGGAGAAATAGCCTTCCGTGAGCAGCATTTTTAACAACAAGGTAGGGAGTAAGAATGCAGAGCCTGCAGTGAGAGCTGATGGTGCCACATGCACTGAAACATGAAAAAGATACTGCAGAACAATTCAGACCCAGAAAGCAGAAGTTGCATTTCCTGCCCAGAACAGGTTTTGTAATCAGAATCAAGGGAGACCGTGGAGGATCCCCCCCATACCACTCCAGGCACTACAAATCACTGTCCTCCACTTAAATGCAAGTCTTAACTTTGTTCACAAAGTTCTGTTTTCACAGTTCTGCACCCCTAGTAAGTGTCCCTGCAGTTAGTGGAAGTGCGTGCAGGCCTGGTAGGTTGTATGAGTATCTGCAAGTGCCTTTACCCATGACCTAGTGCTGAGGAAATTCAGCATCGTGGCTTTGTAGGTGGAAAACTTCGGGTGTCCTGGGAGACTTTTTTCCAGCTTGTGCATGCTGATAGCTTGCCTGCTAGTGCCAGAAAACAACGTAGCATTGCTTGCTCATTTTCCAGGTTGTGCAGTGCTGGTCCTCCTCTTGTCTGCAACCGTCTCTCTCCTGGGTGGGCTGATATTTGGATACGAGCTGGGGATTATCTCTGGTGCATTGCTGCAGTTGCAGATAGACTTTCACCTCAGCTGCTTCAAGCAAGAAATCCTCGTGAGCGCCCTCCTTATCGGAGCTCTCCTCGCCTCTCTGGTTGGGGGCATCCTCATCGACCACCATGGGCGGAGGAGAGCAATCCTGGTCAGCAACTTGGTCCTGTTGGTTGGCAGCCTTATTCTCACATTGGCAAGGTCATTTATTGGGCTGGTCATTGGGCGCGTGATGGTGGGCTTTGCCATCTCTGTCTCATCCATGGCCTGCTGCATCTACGTCTCGGAAATGGTGGCTGCTCATCAGCGAGGGCTGCTGGTGTCTCTCTGTGAAGCAGGCATCACCGTAGGCATCCTGCTGTCCTATGCACTGAATTACATCTTTGCGGACGTGGATGAGGGTTGGAGGTACATGTTTGGGCTGGCCATTGCCCCGACAGCCATGCAGTTCCTCagcatcctcttcctcccagtcAACCCTGTTAAATTAAGCTCATGGAACTCAGACTGCCAGAAGGGCCTCATTCAGTTGCAGAACACTGAAAACAGAGAGATGGCAAAGAGGGAGCCCTATAGGGAGAAACATTACTCATTTCTTGACCTTTTCAGGACCAGAGACAACATGAGAAGGCGGACTCTAGTGGGCCTGGGACTGGTGCTCTTCCAGCAGTTCACTGGGCAGCCCAATGTGCTGGGCTACGCCTCCAAAATCTTCCACTCGGTGGGGTTCCAGAGCAACTCCTCGGCGATCCTGGCCTCTGTTGGGCTCGGGGCAGTAAAGGTGGTGGCCACGCTCATCGCGATGGCGTTTGCAGACAGGGCTGGCAGGAGAGTGCTACTCATGGCTGGCTGCGTGGTGATGGCCATCTCTGTCACCACCATTGGCCTCACCAGCCGCATTGCTCCGCTGGCCATGGCCAGGGACTGCAAGGCAGCCACAGACCCCAACGCATCCCACAGCCTCACCCAGCACCCTCTGACACGTACATCCTCCCAGCCTGCCGTGTCACCCATGCCACCAGCACTGGGTGCTGTCGAAAGTCAGGCAGGCCCTGGTTTTGCTGCCACAAGGAGCCTTACAAAAGTTTTTGCCAGTACTCAAAGCAGAGAAGTTGTTTCCAGTTCTTCCCTCACTCAGAAAAAGGACTTGGTAGGTCAGTCCAAAGAAGAGACAGTGGAAAGCACAGGCCCTCCTTTCAGTGGTGCTTCCTGGACAGAACATATGGCTTTAAATTGGATTACGCTGCTGAGCATGATGGCCTTCGTGAGCGCCTTCTCAATTGGATTTGGACCAAGTAAGTATGGTGTTTATATATCCTTGCACTAACCCCGAGAATAAAACTAGGGCTGATTTTTACAGTCTGCTTGAAATGTTTCTTATGCATCTGCTTTACCAAGCAGCTCAGTGCTGGGAACTGGAAATACATCCCCTTTGCTCAATTAATAATTTTCTAGCATTGCAGCTTGGTCAGCTGTAAGGCTGGTACAGCACTAGAATAACTTTCTCTTCCATGCTATCACTAGGCTTGTAATGTCTTTTTTCCGTGAAGCTCGTTGCAAAATCAGAGCATCCCACAAGCGCTACCTAATCTTCCTAGCGCCCTGGTGAGGATGAAAATAgagggtggggggcagagggacTGAGGGACTTCGCTGTGTGATAAGGTCAGTGCAGAGCTGGAAGTGGAACCTTTTTCAAAGTTTCTCAATATCAGCCGGTCTTTTTCTGAAATCATTATTTACTCATCAGATGAGAATAGAGGTTAGTTCTTGCTTCCAGGGGAGCTCTACTGTTTTCTGGCATTTGTTGCTTTAAATGCTTTGATGAGAGAAAACAGCATCTAACTGAAGAATGAAACATAAGTGAGCAAGTCTCATGGGTTTGACAGTGACCCTGTAAATTATTTCAAGCAAAATAACCCTGGAATAGGAGAGACTAAGATATACGTTGCTTTAGATCTGAATTTAGCCCAAATGCAACATCATCTCCCTAATCCTACCCCTTCCTCATTTCTTTACAAAGAGCATGTCCTGACAGCAGGTAGACTAGACCATTTCGATCATCCCTGAATGGAATGACCAACTCCCCTGCTTTGTTCATTGCTCCCTGGACCTGTTCATTGGTATTTCATTCCTCCATGCTGAGCGTGGGAGTTTTCAAGTGTTCTGCTGTGACCTGACACCGAGATCGATGAATGTTTGACACCACCAGCAGCGGGTGCTGGGTGAAGCCAGAGTTTAAGACCCCTGCTGAAACCTTCCTTGCCCATTTCCCGAATAAATTGCTTCATGCCTACAGCTGTGTTTCTGATCTCTCTAATCCGTGCAGTGACGTGGCTGGTCCTCAGTGAGATCTACCCTGCTGGGATAAGAGGAAGAGCCTTTGCCTTCTGTAACAGCTTTAACTGGGCTGCTAATT contains the following coding sequences:
- the SLC2A10 gene encoding solute carrier family 2, facilitated glucose transporter member 10 isoform X3, translating into MGCAVLVLLLSATVSLLGGLIFGYELGIISGALLQLQIDFHLSCFKQEILVSALLIGALLASLVGGILIDHHGRRRAILVSNLVLLVGSLILTLARSFIGLVIGRVMVGFAISVSSMACCIYVSEMVAAHQRGLLVSLCEAGITVGILLSYALNYIFADVDEGWRYMFGLAIAPTAMQFLSILFLPVNPVKLSSWNSDCQKGLIQLQNTENREMAKREPYREKHYSFLDLFRTRDNMRRRTLVGLGLVLFQQFTGQPNVLGYASKIFHSVGFQSNSSAILASVGLGAVKVVATLIAMAFADRAGRRVLLMAGCVVMAISVTTIGLTSRIAPLAMARDCKAATDPNASHSLTQHPLTRTSSQPAVSPMPPALGAVESQAGPGFAATRSLTKVFASTQSREVVSSSSLTQKKDLVGQSKEETVESTGPPFSGASWTEHMALNWITLLSMMAFVSAFSIGFGPMTWLVLSEIYPAGIRGRAFAFCNSFNWAANLLISLSFLDLVDAIGFSWMFLLYGLTGLMALIFIYIFVPETKGQSLEEIDQQFSRKRRVWEGDVFKQRHGRGRSCTHARYQRVEHTSST
- the SLC2A10 gene encoding solute carrier family 2, facilitated glucose transporter member 10 isoform X1: MAVPVAGLSRVSSPGCGPVPEHGPLPPVCHSRGSPGAAPGGAAELPVLGFPRTLRTGSVQSCVSVGVQKPLLLSCAVLVLLLSATVSLLGGLIFGYELGIISGALLQLQIDFHLSCFKQEILVSALLIGALLASLVGGILIDHHGRRRAILVSNLVLLVGSLILTLARSFIGLVIGRVMVGFAISVSSMACCIYVSEMVAAHQRGLLVSLCEAGITVGILLSYALNYIFADVDEGWRYMFGLAIAPTAMQFLSILFLPVNPVKLSSWNSDCQKGLIQLQNTENREMAKREPYREKHYSFLDLFRTRDNMRRRTLVGLGLVLFQQFTGQPNVLGYASKIFHSVGFQSNSSAILASVGLGAVKVVATLIAMAFADRAGRRVLLMAGCVVMAISVTTIGLTSRIAPLAMARDCKAATDPNASHSLTQHPLTRTSSQPAVSPMPPALGAVESQAGPGFAATRSLTKVFASTQSREVVSSSSLTQKKDLVGQSKEETVESTGPPFSGASWTEHMALNWITLLSMMAFVSAFSIGFGPMTWLVLSEIYPAGIRGRAFAFCNSFNWAANLLISLSFLDLVDAIGFSWMFLLYGLTGLMALIFIYIFVPETKGQSLEEIDQQFSRKRRVWEGDVFKQRHGRGRSCTHARYQRVEHTSST
- the SLC2A10 gene encoding solute carrier family 2, facilitated glucose transporter member 10 isoform X4, whose translation is MAVPVAGLSRVSSPGCGPVPEHGPLPPVCHSRGSPGAAPGGAAELPVLGFPRTLRTGSVQSCVSVGVQKPLLLSCAVLVLLLSATVSLLGGLIFGYELGIISGALLQLQIDFHLSCFKQEILVSALLIGALLASLVGGILIDHHGRRRAILVSNLVLLVGSLILTLARSFIGLVIGRVMVGFAISVSSMACCIYVSEMVAAHQRGLLVSLCEAGITVGILLSYALNYIFADVDEGWRYMFGLAIAPTAMQFLSILFLPVNPVKLSSWNSDCQKGLIQLQNTENREMAKREPYREKHYSFLDLFRTRDNMRRRTLVGLGLVLFQQFTGQPNVLGYASKIFHSVGFQSNSSAILASVGLGAVKVVATLIAMAFADRAGRRVLLMAGCVVMAISVTTIGLTSRIAPLAMARDCKAATDPNASHSLTQHPLTRTSSQPAVSPMPPALGAVESQAGPGFAATRSLTKVFASTQSREVVSSSSLTQKKDLVGQSKEETVESTGPPFSGASWTEHMALNWITLLSMMAFVSAFSIGFGPKHVLTAGRLDHFDHP
- the SLC2A10 gene encoding solute carrier family 2, facilitated glucose transporter member 10 isoform X2; protein product: MAVPVAGLSRVSSPGCGPVPEHGPLPPVCHSRGSPGAAPGGAAELPVLGFPRTLRTGSVQSCVSVGVQKPLLLSCAVLVLLLSATVSLLGGLIFGYELGIISGALLQLQIDFHLSCFKQEILVSALLIGALLASLVGGILIDHHGRRRAILVSNLVLLVGSLILTLARSFIGLVIGRVMVGFAISVSSMACCIYVSEMVAAHQRGLLVSLCEAGITVGILLSYALNYIFADVDEGWRYMFGLAIAPTAMQFLSILFLPVNPVKLSSWNSDCQKGLIQLQNTENREMAKREPYREKHYSFLDLFRTRDNMRRRTLVGLGLVLFQQFTGQPNVLGYASKIFHSVGFQSNSSAILASVGLGAVKVVATLIAMAFADRAGRRVLLMAGCVVMAISVTTIGLTSRIAPLAMARDCKAATDPNASHSLTQHPLTRTSSQPAVSPMPPALGAVESQAGPGFAATRSLTKVFASTQSREVVSSSSLTQKKDLVGQSKEETVESTGPPFSGASWTEHMALNWITLLSMMAFVSAFSIGFGPMTWLVLSEIYPAGIRGRAFAFCNSFNWAANLLISLSFLDLVDAIGFSWMFLLYGLTGLMALIFIYIFVPETKGQSLEEIDQQFSRKRVWEGDVFKQRHGRGRSCTHARYQRVEHTSST